DNA sequence from the Halorussus sp. MSC15.2 genome:
CCCGTGGCCGGTCCGGGCCGCGGTGATGGGGTCGCGGTTGTTCGCGTCCGCGACCGTCACCGAGGCCGCGCCGCCTTCGAGGGCTTCGACCGCCGCCATGACCTTCTTCGTCATGAACCCCTCCGCGGCGTCCTTGGCCGCGTCGAGTTCCGCGGGCGTCCCGACCGACTCGACCAGCGAGTCGGGGTCGTCGGGGTCCTCGTAGACCCCGGCCACGTCGGTCAGCACGACCAACTCGCCGCCTAGCGCGCCCGCAATCGCGGCGGCCGCGCGGTCGGCGTCGGCGTTGACCGGTGTGAACTCGGCGGCGCTCGTACCGCTCCCGCCGCCATGTGACTCCTCTGCGAGCATCGGTACCGTGACGACCGGGACGTAGCGTCCGGCCAGCAGGGTCGAGAGCAGGTCGTCGTTGACCGCCTCGATTTTGCCGGAGTGGTCACCGCGCTTTATCTTCTTGCGGCCGTCTTCGAGGACCTTGACCGCCGACTTGCGCGGGCCGGTCAGCAAT
Encoded proteins:
- a CDS encoding acetylglutamate/acetylaminoadipate kinase → MTDDYTESDLEAAHEELIDNDLGDDGLRTDGGTVGGDEQNPPVVVKIGGARAVDPEGALADVAHLVANGEDVVVVHGGSTAVDDTLEQMGEEPEYVETPGGVVGRFTDEKTMEVFEMVLPGKLNTDLVAALQNEGVNAVGLSGADGKLLTGPRKSAVKVLEDGRKKIKRGDHSGKIEAVNDDLLSTLLAGRYVPVVTVPMLAEESHGGGSGTSAAEFTPVNADADRAAAAIAGALGGELVVLTDVAGVYEDPDDPDSLVESVGTPAELDAAKDAAEGFMTKKVMAAVEALEGGAASVTVADANNRDPITAARTGHGTDFQPEAVR